The Dasypus novemcinctus isolate mDasNov1 chromosome 13, mDasNov1.1.hap2, whole genome shotgun sequence genome segment CTGGCCAGGTATGTTTTTGTATGTCCCTATATTGGAATTTCTCTGATGACTTTTTTCCTCATGGTTACACTGCAGTTGTAGGAAGGAAGACTACAGAAATAACATGCCATTTTCATTGCATCTTATCAGGAGTATTCCAGTATAAATATTTAGCAGTATCAGAATTGTTAACCAGTACCCTAATGGGAAACAGCTTTGTCAACTACAATACAGTACTTATTTGTAGTTCTTATTGCCATTAGTCTTTCAGATTCCATTCATCCATTACAAAATTACATAGGTCAGTAccttttcccccaccccattcAGTGAGATTGTTTCATACATTTGTAATGCAGTCATATTCTCTTGTCACAGTCTACATTCTTTCCTAGGATCCTTCAACCacttaagtgatttttaaaaaaaattgtatgtacATTTAAGCTCActctttattttataagtttctaTAGGTTTAAACAAAAGCATAGTACTGTGTGTCCACCATCACtgtatcatacaaaataatatcaccTAAAAATCTGCAGCTTtcctgttccttccttccttccacaaaCTCCTGGCAACTACTGATACTTTGTGTCTCAATCGTTTTGCCTATTACAGAAtgccatataaatggaatcgtacagtatatattcttttcagaACAAGTTCTTTCACTTAGATATTTGCATTTAAGTTTCTTCCCTGTTTCTGTGTAGCTTGGTaggtcctttttttctttgactagtattctactgtatggatgtaccacagttggTTTATCAGTTCACCTATAAAGGATATACAGGTTGCTTTCAGTTTGGGGCAACTGAAAATAAAGTTGTTATAAACATGTGTTTGCACAATTTTGTGTGGATTTAAATTTCATTAGTTTGTTTAttttgagaagttgtaggtttacgaAACAGTCATTCATACCATATGGGATTGCCATAATTGTCCTACCATCAACACCTTACTtttttgtgatacatttgttacaaatgatgaaagaacatcgtcATAGTATTACTGTTATCaatggtccatagcttatatttggtgaatttttcccacaaaccattctattaacaccatgtattagaaTTGTGTGTTGGTTAAAGTATGTGAGAGAGCATTCTCATGTTGTACTGTTAACCAATCATTTACcacagggttcattgtgttacAGCCTtactccatccaaagtgtaccttCAGTGACTCTTAGTTCTATCATAGGGTTGTGCTCATCAGTTCAaaccatttcagaatgttttcattactccaaactATCAGCTCAAActatttcagaatgtttttatttctccaaaaggaaaaatcctatatCCCCACTATTGACTCTTAGCACTGATATAGtacttctttgccattgctgtagatatattacaatattattgttaactatagacTATTCgttacatttattgtatttttccatgtatttcaattcttaacaccttgtagtagagaatcattcttgtgtttgtactgttaaccacagtcatcatccaccactgaaatcataaaaattttaaactcaaTCTTGTAAATACCTAGGACCATGATGGCTGGATCATAAGGTAAGACTctgtttagctattttttttaagatttatttatttctccctcctgaCCCCCTTACCCCCATTGTCCACTCTctctgtccgttcgctgtgtgttctcctgtgtctacttgtattctattaggtggctctgggaaccgatcctgggacgtttaagagtgggagagaagcaattactgtcttgtgccacttcaactccctattctgctgtgtcgtcttcttttctttcctctgtgtctcttgttgcatcatcttgctgtgccagctctccatgttggctggcactcccgCATGGGACtttcccgcatgggccagcactccatgtgggccagctcaccgcatgggccagctcatcctcaccaggaggccctgggcattgaaccctggacctcctacagggtagacaggagcccaattggttaagccacatccatttccctatttagctttgtaaaaaagaaaaaaatgacgtATTAGCTTCCAAAGTTGAtatatcattttgcattcccaccagcaatgtaagaGAGATGCTGTTGTTCTTCATCCTCACCAGCAAATGGTATTACCCATTTTTTTGGATGTTAGCtcttctaataggtgtgtagtacTAGCACATTGTTTCAATTTACAATTACCTATAAaaaatgatgttgagaatcttttcatatgcttatttttcaTATGTATGTCTTCGTTGagatgtctattcagatcttttgcccattatttaattgggttgttttcttattgttgagttttaagtcttttgtatattttaaatataaatgcttTATCAAATGGATGTTTTGAGATATTTTCTCCTGCTCTATACCTTCTCTTGTCATTGTCTTAACTTGTCTTTTTAACTTTATCTTTTGCTGAgctaagtatttaattttaatatattctagtTTGTCAGGATCTTTTTTTTAGAGTCAATGTTTTCTGTATCCTGAGAAACCAGGCCCTCCCTTACTCTAAGGTCTAAGGatattcatctttattttctgtAAGAAGCAAAACTATCGAGACAAAGGAGTTtgtggaaggagggaaggaatgaaGAGGAAAACCACAGGGGATTTTTAGGTGATAGTATTGTATGATACTGTGATGGTGGACACACAGAGCTATGCTTTTGTCTAAACCTATAGAAATTTATAGCAAAGAATGAGCCTTAATgtgtacaaaatttttaaaaaatcacttaggAGGTTAAAggatattaaataattaattgaTTTGATTGAGATTACTGAGCTGGACAAAAGCAAAGCCAGGACTCTGACTCCTGATATTTTAACTCTCTGTTgggaaatttaaataataagCTTGTGTTGTTTCCAAGTTCAATATACATAAGTTAAAAGTCCTATTTGAATTGTTCGTTTACAAGGACATCATAATTTCATTTCCCAGTCATTCCATAGAACATACGTTTTATAGAGCTTATTAATTATGTGAATGTAGATTAACTTCTTCAGTTGTCTGCCCTAAGAGGCTAACAAAGGCATGGAGAAtccaaaaagtacaataaaagaagtatttttatttagttttagaatattttttattttctctcaattgttttatcttcttgtATTGCTTTGCTCAGGCTTCTATTGAAATTAGATTCCGTACATTAATTAGAGGTTGACTGGACTTTGGATAATACAATTTTGGATTGTTCTGGAAGATTTTTTGAAAAGGAGAGGATTCCAGTATAACTAGAATTCCTAGAAATAAGAGACTTCACTCAATTACATTTTTGTGTACATTTACGTATGTATCTGCTTgctttaaaatcttaaaatttaagAGAGGAGAAGCTCATTTGAAAACTCAGCCACAATCGTGTTTCAGGAAAGCAGACAGAACTGTAAATCAAATTTAAGACTATCAGAGAATGTAATTATCTGCCTAATTGATCAAAATcagttgtttgtatttttttaccaAAAATTGAGTTAAAACATAAAACAGAGACCTTGTTTTGTGTCCTAAGGCCTAATCCATAAACAGTTTGACATCCTCTAAATACAAATTTAGAACTAGGGCAGTTTTTATTCAATATTAACAGTATGATCTGAGAACTGGTGAAAGTATAGGTAGATGGCTGTTTTTTTCTGGGCTTTCAAGATAGAGAACAGAGTGGGGAAAACTCTCTAGAGTTGTTTTATTATCAAAGTTTAGTGTTGTTAAtgctttgttttcttaaattgtaATTATTTGCTGCTAACACATAAGAATTtttccctcattccttctttcatATAGATCCGTTTGAAGCACAGCGGCGTCCTGTGAAGAAAAGCCGCCAGCAACTTCAGCGGGAGAAAGCTCTTCAGGAGCAAAGCCAAAAACTTGGGCTTCAAGATGGATCAACCTCATTACCTCCAGAACAGCTTGTTTCTACACCAAATCAAAGATTTAATTCCCAGAAAAGACATTCTACTCCCCCTACTCCTCCTAGTCCTCTTAAAATCACTTCTTCTCTTGGTGATGGGAAACAAGAGGGTATTGAAAGTCCACCAAGGGAACTGGGACTTGAGGATTCTCATGATATACGCAAAAAAGTTGAGGCTCTTCCTTCAAAGACAGATTGCaaattggagaaaaagaaaatggaattgtTAGTAAGTCTAtatacccattttttttttttccattttaccattttttccccattgggctttgggaaataaatttttttttaacattttctcttttatattcaAGCCTAGAAATATGTTGAATAAACTGTTGAGAATTAGATACctcctggggaagcggacttggcctagtggttagggtgtctgtctaccacatgggaggtctgtggttcaaatcccaggcctcattgacccgtgtggagctggcctatgcacagtgctgatgcgcgcaaggagtgctgtgccaccagggtgtcccccgtgtaggggacccccacgtgcaaggagtgcgccctgtaaggagagccaccctgcactacagaaagtgcagcctgcctaagaatggtgccgcccacagggagagctgacacaacaagatgacacaacgaaaagaaacacagattcccgtgccgctgacaacagaagcggacaaagaagacgacgcagcaaatagacacagaacggacaaccagggcgggtgtggggaaggggagagaaataaataaatcttaaaaaaaaaaaatagatacctcctaaatgtattaatatatgcCAGGCAGTACTAGGCAGTTTATGTATCATGTCATCTAGGCTTCACAGTAGCCTTGCGACACATATTTTCCTAGTACAGAGAGGTATCAGGGACGtaaaaaagatattttctcaATGATAATAAGTAGTAAAATTGGGTTCACATGTAAGTATGTCTGGGTCCAAAATCTCTGCCCTCTCCATTCTCCAAAAGTAGCTTTTCCTATGTATTTTGAGCCTGTTTTTAAGCTTCCAGATTGGGTCTCCAGTGACCCAGGAAAGGGTACTtgtgaaaaaatttaaagaaggaaTGGTTAAGGGAAAAGTGTAGAAAGTTGTGGGGACTAATTATATGATTCACCTGCATCCTTAGATTTTTTAATCCTATATTTAACATTATATTTGTATCAGAAATCACCTATATGTTTTAGTTTAGCCATACACTTACGGAATTTGCCATTCTATGACTTGCTATTATCagaattagttttttttaaattttatagctTATGTTCTAATATctactctttatttcttcctgatttaTAGCTCATAAGTGAGGAAGAATggcatttgtttctgttttccatttcttgagtttttcatttccaaagtgtcttactttttttctcatttctgctGATCTGCACTGTGAGTTTAAATAGTTCCTTACCCAAGAATTTACAACTAAGAAATCATTTTGACAAAAGATATAAATCACATGACTTATAAAATAAACGTTTAACAAGTACATACATGTAAATGTCTTTAAGTATAGTTTACCAGCAAAGGCCTGAGAGGAGTAGTGGATAAGTTTCAATGAAGCTGGATGATTTACATCCAATGTCATTAGGAAAATGATATTCTTTTTAGGTAACGGGGAAAATTGTTAGAGAAGGGCGTTAATCTGAGGAGCCACTGATGAGAAATTTGGAGGTTTAAGAAGGGGAAAGGAAAGCTATATCCTAGAGAATGTTCAGCAATGACAATAGCTTAGTACTCTGGGTGAGGCAAAGGATAGGCCAGAAAATAGTAGAGaattaaggaaatgagaagggatgtGGAAGCAAAGGATGCCTGCCTAGCCAATTCCCAAAACAGTAGAATACCATGGAGGCCTTTGAGGCATAGGTGACCGAATCAGAATATTGGTTGGAGAAAACCTAGGTGTCAACATTGAAGACCGATTGGGATAGAGCCGTGGGTGGGCTGGAACTAAGGTGACTGGAGGAGATGCCTCCACTAGTAAAAAAGACCATGAAGAAATGACCATAGTAGGAATGGTTTTACCATTACCCTGTTTGAATTGACATGAAGTTCTTAAATTTATGGGAAAATTCAATATGCTTCTTTCAGAGTTTGGCAGATTTGAAGATAATTCATATTTTTAGATCTTTGAGTATTTTTGTTAGGCCAGCATTCAAGTCTCAGATCGCAGTGCATCACTCTGTTTAGAAGAGTTCAAAAGTTATAAATAAGTtagcaaattgaaagaaaattatgAAGTAAACTGATTATTAtcttaaggatattaagatggtAGAGACTCCTTATAAAACTCTAAAAGGTAAGAGTATAACAGCTAACATCAGTTACCAGTTTATTTTGACCTCCATTTTACATATAATAGAAACAACTCACACAACTTGCTTTGTGTAAGAAAAGAGGCACAGCACCCTGGCTTCCAGTCAGGGTTcctacattatatatatataatggatttCAAGGACCAATTTATGTAAGTCTTAGATCAGTCTGTTCCTATTAGAACAAAATAGTGAGCAGCAGATGGGTTCCTGTAAGGATTTTTACAAGAAAATACACATGATCTTGTTTATTAAACTTTATTCTTATGTGACTGAGACTGATAAGGTGTGGGATGGGATAGTAGTCTCTCTCAACTCGTTTTATACTTTTTTTGCTCCTCAGACAAGAAAAATCTCGCTGGGAAGTCCTCCAACAAGAACAACGGctaatggaagagaaaaacaaacgTAAAAAAGCTTTTTTGGCCAAAGCTATTGCAGAAAGGTGAGGTACCTGAACCAGGAAATGTTGATTATAACTTGCAATCAGTTcttttgtgttttacatttattttgccAGGGCTGTCCTAATCAACTGATATTTTGTCCCTACAAACATTACTTTAAGGCTAAATTGTTTCATAagtgatatcttaattccagtTTTCTTTAACTTATTAAGTAGGACTTCATAGACATAGGTCTTAATGAATTTATGAATACAAATGCAATTAAAACTTAAGGATCAGTATCAGCATTTTCAGTGTTAACCATCTACACATTCATAGAAGAAGCAGTAAATAACAAACATGTAAACTGTAACAAATTCAAGTTTTAATTTTGTAGGTATGCCTTAATTATCTAGTGTGTAGAGAAATAAGGTATTGCAGGTAAGTGTCTTATACTCCAACAAATCTTGTGTTTCCCTACAGACATTTTTCTTAAAGAATTTATCCCGTTGCCATTAATAGAAAATACATGATGTAATTTAACCCTATGTTGATGACTAGGGGCACCATTATGAGCACTGCCCCATACTGTGAGattcagtttttctttctcaCATACTGAGTATCAGTTTGTCAGTGATCCCTACTCCTCTACTGTCATTTTGAAAGTTAGAACAGCAACATTACCATTAGAGCCACTTTTTCCATCTACGCCCACTTTCTGAACTTTTAGTTTGTAGTTTCTAATCTTCTATATCCTTAGGAAGCAAAGCTTACTCAATAAGGGAACGGTTGTGAAAATGAGAACTAAATACAGACAAGTACTCAGTGGCGTTTTCTGTTTAGATCTCTAGAAAAGGCTGGCAAAGCTATTATTGATTAGAAGGGCTAGGATGTATatcaggggagagggaagggttgGTGAGAGAAGTAGGCGGGCATAACAGTAATTCAGAATTTTATCTTTCAGGGGACTGTATATACTTGAAAGTAATCATTCTTTCCTACTGGTATACCTTGGTCACGAAGCATAAGGAATATACAACTTACTGAAATTCTTACTGTGtttcaagaaaaagaacaacatattaaaaaagtagtgccctcttttttccccccatataAGTGATTATTGAAAAGTATTTACTAAAATACTAAATCCTTAAtgtgaaagagagaagaaggaggCTCTTTGCTGAAAATTGtacaaactgatttacaggtaCAGCACTTACATCTTCCCTGAGTGCTTCTGATTTAAGACAGAAAGCAATGATATAGGCAGAAACATAGCGAAATATATCATGATTGGAGTCTTAATAATAAATGGACAATGCAGTTTAAGTAAAAGAGTCGTATTAGAAAGTGAACTTATGTAGGCAGAAGCCAAAGGCAAATATATAATGGAATAGAAATCAGGGGAAGGCTCTTGATCATTTCATGACAAGGCAGAGCAGAAATAGGACATACTGTTGGATTGTGTCTGTCAGTAATTTTTGAGTACTGTAAAGGGAcagaattcattcttttttttaaattttttattattttttatttttttaattgattttgtaaaaatattacattaaaaaaatatatgaggaccccttcaaccccaccacccccaccccaccactccccccccagcaacactcattcccatcatcatgacacatccattgcatttggtaagtacgtctctgggcacctctgcacctcatggtcaatggtccacatcatggcccatactctcccccattccatccagtgggccctgtgaggatttacaatgtccggtgattgcccctgaagcaccatccagggcagctccaagtccctaagacgcctccacatctcgtctcttcctgccattccccatacccattagccaccatgtccacttttcccactccaatgccaccttttctctgtggacattggattggttgtgtccattgcacctctatgtcaagaggaggctcagattcctcatggatactggatgcaatcctctcgctttcagttgtaggcactctaggttccatgttgtggtggttgtcccaGAATTCATTCTTAATGTAAGTTACAATGGAATGATTTTATGTGGGAGTTTTCTTTTCCCTGGAGGATGTGTGTGAAATTTTGAGATGAGTGAAATCGTGATAAAgtttgattttatatttgttctgttaattcTTAAGTATAAATTGTACTTGGGAGGTGGTGAGGAGTCTCAGAAATGATGAGGCTGGATATGCTTCTAAACAAGCAAAGGAAAGAGTTTTTGGTGTGGAGCCCTCAATAATTTTGAAGACATGTAGTTTTGCCTGTAGGCAAAGCAAAGCAATAAAAGTTTATGGAAATGAATCCTAAGGaattaaaaaaccaaataaaTGTTCTCATATAAAGAAATGGTATGTGTTAATGATGGCATCCATTCTTGATGTCTGCTGAGTATAGACAAATATGTGCTTAGCAGGAAGAATAAGGGAAAAATTCTTAAATGCAGTTTCTGAGAAATATACCAGAAAGGTACCAccaatttttctgattttctctagtttttaaaaacttttaaattataatCAATAcagtatatacaatatacaatgaGTATATATGGTGTATTAATagtatacatatgtgtatacatatattacTTCTTTCACTTGTATTATATATGGATACATGGTTTACAAATGTTTTTTCCCTCATTCATGTCCTTCACTTTCTAGATCTAAAAGAACTCAGGCAGAAACCATGAAACTAAAGCGGATCCAGAAGGAGTTACAGGCTTTAGATGACATGGTGTCAGCTGACATTGGAATCCTCAGGAACCGTATTGATCAGGCCAGCCTAGACTATTCGTATGCTCGGTGCGTTGGGAAAATTCAACTCTGAACAAGGAGTCCAATTTAATTAATGTCCATTGATAGCTGGGTCAGGAGCTTTTATGTATCATCATTTAAATCTCACAACAACCCCATTAGGTGCtgtatttattcctttttcatgCTAATTCAAGTATTCCCTCTTCTGTAAAGACTTTATTAAATCTTTCCTACTGGTTTACCTTGTTAGAACATTTCTTATATTATTTACaatttagtcttcctatttaAGGTTTGGGACTCTGCTTTATTAATCTTCCAGGATCTGGCAAAGTAGGTGTCACATAGCACTCTCTCAGTGTCTGAGTAACTTGCCCCCAAGGCACATAGGTATATTAAGTCCCAGAACCATGATTAAGActcttattattataattatataaaactCTATTATTGTAATGCCAAGTCTTTCCATTTAGAAATTTTGATTATTTGAGACTGATCTTAAGTAATTGAAGCCTAGTTCTCATTTCAGTTTTCATCAAAGTAAGACGATCtagtttattttataaaaacgcgagtattttaaagaaaatgcaaCTGTCTTAGAAACTTAAAacttttcctctcatttttttttctttctgattatacTTGTACAAATTGGTTTGATATATGTTCCTTGGTTTCAaccattggcttttttttttcagagaaaaaaattatcatggaatttttttaatgaattaaacatATGTAAAGAATTACATGGACTTTGCAGGCAGATAAAAGGGcaaaaaattaagtctaatttCAGAGTTTTCAGTCCTCAACATTGCTTTAATCATCctagtttgtttttttcacaAGGAATTGTTGTGTTAATGACTCAGTTTTGCATCTTTCTAATACTAGAAATCAATCAGAATACCTCATTAGTCCAGGGTAAACCACAGCATCAGAatgtttatataacattttaataaagcgGAAATACTTGGTCATCATTTTCAATTCACTGTTTAGTGTTTGTGAAAGAGTTTGTGGTTATCCTTGGGATTTTTGGGATTTTTATAATTGTTGTTTTACCATTTGCTGTTATACTTAGTGGGTTGTATTTATTAATTAACTTCTTAAACTAATAGCATCAGTAGTTGGAAACTGAAAGTTTCAGATTTCCGTTAATAGGGTTAATAAGGTCACTGAGGAAGTAGCAAAGATTTTAAGATTGAATTAAGCCTCCATTTGTAGCACATTTTGTCATCTATAATGTGAGTTGACCAGAGggatatttttattcctttgtggTCCTTTATGTGAATTATTCAGATGTATGGTACAGTACTGGGTACCTCaatagaaaaacagtcttattatGTTTTAAATCTGTTTTAGTGGAGCTGAAGAACACTACCTTTGCTTTTGAATATTATATATGAGAAATGTCATAGTTTTAGCACTCAAAGAACCACAGAGGCGGTGAGATTACTAATTAAAGGAGAAAACAGTCCATTATATATAGATAAAtattcttaataaaattttagtatgtttttaTATAGTTGATTTTGCTTAATGAGTTTAAGATGGCAGTTTCTCATACTGGCATAGATATAGTTGTCTGTGAATGGATATTTTGTGAGGCTATTTTAAAAGCCTAAGCTTTTTCAGTTAACTCAAAGAGAAGCCAAAaagaattgtgactaaaaccaGGGTTGTGTCTTTCTGTTCATACTTAAAATTGAGGCCATTTTCCTGTACTTGCTTTTGTGGTTATTGAGAAATTAGAGATTTGTGAAATAACATCATTGTCCAGAAACCTAAAAGAAGGTAATCCCCAGGACAGTCAGTTTCTGTGGGAGagtttcttgattttttaaaaataaaaaattatcttagtTCTGTAGATAGTACAGTACAATGTCCCTGGGTTTTTTGGTTATGGAATAGGCCAGAATTCACTTTTAAATTGGCCTCTATAGAGGATTGTCAGGGTGCACATCTCTGAGGAGACCAACATTTTGAACAAGCCAGCTTGAGAGAGTTGGTGCTGCTGGTGCTGCTGCTGTTTTCAGCTACAATATCATTACTGCCATATGCTATGCAGACCAGATTTTAATATTGAGAATGCCTGCATATGGAACATAGCTATTGTGttttggagggttttttttttttgttttttgttttaaatagagaagttgtgagtttaaagagaaatcatacaaaaaaaaaaaatgcaaggtttgcatataccatcctattattaacaccttgcattggtgtgatacatttgttattgatgaaagcacatttttataagtgtgctattaactgtagtccatggtttaatttagaaCTTACTGTtggtgttgtgcagttccatgaactttctttttcaaatttttcttttgacaCATGCAACCTGAAATTTCCCGTTAGCCACATACAAATATATTAATTCAGtcttgttaattacattcacagtgttgtgctactatcaccatcatccattaccagagcttttccatcaccccataAAGAAATTCTGTGCAATTTAAGCCTTATCTCCCTACTTCCTATTCCCTACCTCCACCCATTCCCCTGGGaaactgtattctagattctgactctatgagtttgcttattctaattatttaataagaatgacatcatacaatatatatccttttgtgtcttgcttattcacttaacatgatatcttcaaggttcatctgtgttgtcgcatgtatcagaacttcattcctttttacagctgagtaatattccattgtgtgtatctaccacatttattcattcattggttgacagacctttgggttgcttccatcttttgccatttgtgaataattctgctaagaacatcagtgtgcaaatatatgtttgagtccatgctttcaattatttggatATAAGtccttagaagtgggattgctgggacatatggtaaatctataaaTTCTATACTTAAGTTTCTGAAgggctgccaaactgtcttccgcagcaactgcaccattttaccttgccaccagcagtgaatgagtattcctatttctccacattctctccagcctttgtaattttctgttttttaatactaGCCATTCTAGttagtgtgaaatgatatctcattgtggctttgatttgcatttccctaatggctaatgatgttgagcatctttcatctactttttgtccatttgcatttcttctttggaaaaatgtctattcaggtcttttgcccgtGTATTAagttgggttgttttttgttgttgatattaatcccttaacagatatgtgatttccagtTATTTTCTCCTAATGTATAGGTAGGTTgtcattttgctttcatgataaagtcctttaaggcacaaaagtttttaattttggtgaggttccatttatctttttcttttctgttgttgcttgTGCATTAGACATAAAGTCcagaatccattgcctaacacaaggtcctgaagatgtgttttcttctaacagttttagaatactggctcttatatttaggtctttaatccatttttaaataatt includes the following:
- the GORAB gene encoding RAB6-interacting golgin is translated as MARGWAGFSEEELRRLKQTKDPFEAQRRPVKKSRQQLQREKALQEQSQKLGLQDGSTSLPPEQLVSTPNQRFNSQKRHSTPPTPPSPLKITSSLGDGKQEGIESPPRELGLEDSHDIRKKVEALPSKTDCKLEKKKMELQEKSRWEVLQQEQRLMEEKNKRKKAFLAKAIAERSKRTQAETMKLKRIQKELQALDDMVSADIGILRNRIDQASLDYSYARKRFDKAEAEYITAKLDLQRKTEIKEQLTEHLCTIIQQNELRKAKKLEELMQQLDVQADEETLELEVEVERLLQEQEAGKQLVHLEKPCQPSEENATLEFVKENKKHQEDAPTTKVDESCENSKTNPLLSPDCKNQVKTTINNMSNALAM